From a single Aquincola tertiaricarbonis genomic region:
- a CDS encoding tryptophan--tRNA ligase, with product MTERVLTGITTTGTPHLGNYVGAIRPAIAASREPGVESFFFLADYHALIKCDDPARIERSRLEIAATWLAAGLDTERVTFYRQSDIPETPELTWLLTCVCAKGLMNRAHAYKAATDVNAAAGEDLDAGVTMGLFSYPILMAADILLFNAHRVPVGRDQVQHIEMARDMGQRFNHLFGQGRELFVLPRAEIEEEVATLPGLDGRKMSKSYDNTIPLFGGGAKGLKEAVARIVTDSRLPGEPKDPEGAALVTVHDAFATPEQRSAFHADLRAGLGWGEAKQRLVNLLEGQIAPMRERYVELMAHPERIEEVLQHGAAKARRVATPFLAELRAAVGLRPMLAVPRAAPVAAGPADKAALPLFKQYREADGRFFFKLVDTHGHTLLQSLGLPDGREAGGWVKRLKTEAAAALAEAPIDWAASGERGAAEAALAALAAAQD from the coding sequence ATGACCGAACGCGTTCTCACCGGCATCACCACCACCGGCACGCCCCACCTGGGCAACTACGTGGGCGCGATCCGCCCGGCCATCGCGGCCAGCCGCGAACCCGGCGTGGAGAGCTTCTTCTTCCTGGCCGACTATCACGCGCTGATCAAGTGCGACGACCCGGCCCGCATCGAGCGCAGCCGGCTGGAGATCGCCGCCACCTGGCTGGCGGCCGGGCTGGACACCGAGCGCGTCACCTTCTACCGCCAGAGCGACATCCCCGAGACGCCCGAGCTGACCTGGCTGCTGACCTGCGTGTGCGCCAAGGGCCTGATGAACCGCGCCCATGCCTACAAGGCGGCCACCGACGTCAACGCCGCGGCTGGTGAAGACCTGGATGCGGGCGTGACCATGGGCCTTTTCAGCTACCCGATCCTGATGGCGGCCGACATCCTGCTGTTCAACGCACACCGGGTGCCGGTGGGCCGCGACCAGGTGCAGCACATCGAGATGGCGCGCGACATGGGCCAGCGCTTCAACCACCTGTTCGGCCAGGGGCGTGAGCTGTTCGTGCTGCCGCGCGCCGAGATCGAGGAAGAAGTGGCGACGCTGCCGGGCCTGGACGGCCGCAAGATGTCCAAGAGCTACGACAACACGATTCCGCTGTTCGGAGGCGGCGCCAAGGGGCTGAAGGAAGCGGTGGCGCGCATCGTCACCGACTCGCGACTGCCCGGCGAGCCCAAGGACCCGGAAGGCGCCGCCCTGGTGACGGTGCACGACGCCTTTGCCACGCCCGAGCAACGCAGCGCCTTCCATGCCGACCTGCGGGCCGGCCTGGGCTGGGGCGAGGCCAAGCAACGCCTGGTGAACCTGCTGGAAGGCCAGATCGCGCCGATGCGCGAGCGCTATGTCGAGCTGATGGCCCACCCCGAGCGCATCGAGGAAGTGCTGCAGCACGGCGCCGCCAAGGCGCGCCGCGTGGCCACGCCCTTCCTGGCCGAGCTGCGCGCCGCCGTCGGCCTGCGGCCGATGCTGGCGGTGCCACGCGCCGCGCCGGTGGCGGCAGGCCCTGCCGACAAGGCCGCGCTGCCGCTGTTCAAGCAATACCGCGAGGCCGATGGCCGCTTCTTCTTCAAGCTGGTGGACACGCACGGCCACACGCTGCTGCAAAGCCTGGGGCTGCCCGACGGCCGCGAGGCCGGCGGCTGGGTCAAGCGCCTGAAAACCGAGGCCGCCGCAGCGCTGGCCGAGGCGCCGATCGACTGGGCCGCCAGCGGTGAGCGTGGCGCGGCCGAGGCCGCCCTGGCCGCGCTGGCCGCCGCCCAGGACTGA
- a CDS encoding DUF3717 domain-containing protein has protein sequence MAGIHILDIEAAINWWREKSPSPDGITACPEVLALAEVYALMVYYHETECDEATMPAKAREAWLGWYAHTPDAPCIAICSTAQGDAVCKGCGRTEGEVQHWPQLTPAEKRIVWRRITREGTAWRFNKYAERARQASGVDHPPPDSLADR, from the coding sequence ATGGCCGGCATCCACATCCTCGACATCGAAGCCGCCATCAACTGGTGGCGCGAGAAGTCGCCCTCGCCCGACGGCATCACCGCCTGCCCCGAAGTGCTGGCGCTGGCCGAGGTGTACGCGCTGATGGTGTACTACCACGAGACCGAGTGCGACGAGGCCACCATGCCCGCCAAGGCGCGCGAGGCCTGGCTGGGCTGGTATGCCCACACGCCCGATGCGCCGTGCATCGCCATCTGCTCCACGGCACAGGGTGATGCGGTGTGCAAGGGCTGCGGCCGCACCGAAGGCGAAGTGCAGCATTGGCCGCAGTTGACGCCCGCGGAAAAGCGCATCGTCTGGCGGCGCATCACCCGCGAGGGCACGGCCTGGCGCTTCAACAAGTACGCGGAGCGCGCACGGCAGGCCAGCGGCGTCGACCATCCGCCGCCGGATTCCCTTGCCGACCGCTGA
- a CDS encoding MATE family efflux transporter, translated as MPTAEAVQDQAPRRLADNARGIARLAAPLLLGQLAVLAFGTIDTMLVARYAAADLAALAVGGAAYITVFIGLMGVVLALGPIVGQLYGARQLEQAGAQLHQAVWLALGLSVLGSTLLAFPQPFLWLSRAEPAVADKVHSYTLALAVSLPAALLFTAYRGFNTAVSRPKAVTVLQIGGLALKVPLSFALVYGVGPLAPMGVAGCGIATAIVMWAQLIAAFVLLRRDPFYRPFRILGRGLLPPSRPALVAQLKLGIPMGLSIGIEVTGFTFMAFFISRISPTAVAGHQIAANLVALMYMLPLALANATSTLVAQAIGAGAMRQARRLGWHGLGIGLGLAVAIGLLVFAGRHGLVRLYASDPVIIAAALPLLTWVAVFHLGDAAQCLASFILRAYRIATVPLVIYASAIWGVGLGGGYWLAFGQPAWAPEALYGARGFWSAATVGLLTAAAGLCLLLGWVQRKRLGRPG; from the coding sequence TTGCCGACCGCTGAGGCGGTCCAGGACCAGGCGCCCAGGCGCCTGGCCGACAACGCACGCGGCATCGCGCGGCTGGCCGCACCGCTGCTGCTGGGCCAGCTGGCGGTGCTGGCTTTCGGCACCATCGACACCATGCTGGTGGCCCGCTATGCCGCGGCCGATCTGGCGGCGCTGGCCGTCGGCGGCGCGGCCTACATCACCGTGTTCATCGGCCTGATGGGCGTGGTGCTGGCGCTGGGGCCCATCGTCGGCCAGCTGTATGGCGCCCGCCAGCTGGAGCAGGCCGGTGCCCAGCTGCACCAGGCGGTGTGGCTGGCGCTGGGCCTGTCGGTGCTGGGCAGCACGCTGCTGGCGTTTCCGCAGCCCTTTTTGTGGCTCTCGCGCGCCGAGCCCGCGGTGGCCGACAAGGTGCACAGCTACACGCTGGCGCTGGCCGTCTCGCTGCCGGCGGCGCTGCTGTTCACCGCCTACCGCGGCTTCAACACCGCGGTGTCGCGGCCCAAGGCCGTCACCGTGCTGCAGATCGGCGGGCTGGCGCTCAAGGTGCCGCTGTCCTTCGCGCTGGTGTACGGCGTGGGCCCGCTGGCGCCGATGGGCGTGGCCGGCTGCGGCATCGCCACCGCCATCGTGATGTGGGCGCAGCTGATCGCCGCTTTTGTGCTGCTGCGGCGCGACCCGTTCTACCGGCCCTTCCGCATCCTGGGCCGCGGCCTGCTGCCGCCCAGCCGGCCGGCGCTGGTCGCGCAGCTGAAGCTGGGCATTCCGATGGGCCTGTCCATCGGCATCGAGGTGACGGGCTTCACCTTCATGGCCTTCTTCATCTCGCGCATATCACCCACCGCGGTGGCCGGCCACCAGATCGCGGCCAACCTGGTGGCGCTGATGTACATGCTGCCGCTGGCGCTGGCCAATGCCACCAGCACGCTGGTGGCCCAAGCCATCGGCGCCGGGGCGATGCGGCAGGCGCGCCGGCTGGGCTGGCACGGCCTGGGCATCGGCTTGGGGCTGGCGGTGGCCATCGGCCTGCTGGTGTTCGCGGGCCGCCATGGCCTGGTGCGGCTGTATGCCAGCGACCCGGTGATCATCGCCGCGGCGCTGCCGCTGCTGACCTGGGTGGCGGTGTTCCACCTGGGCGATGCCGCGCAGTGCCTGGCCTCGTTCATCCTGCGGGCCTACCGCATCGCCACTGTGCCGCTGGTCATCTACGCCAGCGCCATCTGGGGCGTGGGCCTGGGCGGTGGCTACTGGCTGGCCTTTGGCCAACCGGCCTGGGCGCCGGAGGCGCTGTACGGCGCCCGCGGCTTCTGGTCAGCCGCCACCGTGGGCCTGCTCACCGCCGCCGCCGGCCTGTGCCTGCTGCTGGGCTGGGTGCAGCGCAAGCGCTTGGGCCGGCCGGGCTGA
- a CDS encoding sensor histidine kinase, which produces MKSLYLRVWLTVVAVLALFALGSGWLVQRHMERERGRADALAAERVAAWADLIQRSLPGAEAPTEEQSEAVLDWSQRLRMPLALDDARGRRIVATATFERRMDNGESPPPRIFPIRFADGRTLWVMRPVLLRLPHGGEGLRVEGPRPDGLHPGRLQLEALRFRGLGLEEDFPLPPWFPFAPPGWGRGVGMIAVLALLFAAIAIGAFPVVRRLTRRLEALKQGVERFGAGALHHRVDEGGRDEVAAVAASFNRAAERVEALVRANQSLLANASHELRSPLARLKMAVSMLDDDTGCQAQQRAQLRREIHTNIGELDALVEEVLMASRLESQSASPEREPVELVALGAEETARLQAELSAPDGPLTVLGDERLLRRAMRNLLENARRYGGDEVELVLQRGAPRRVEMRVCDRGPGVPPDMRERIFEPFFRLPGHAEHAGGVGLGLSLVRQIAERHQGSVRCEAREGGGSCFIIELPAA; this is translated from the coding sequence ATGAAATCGCTCTACCTGCGGGTGTGGCTCACGGTGGTGGCCGTGCTGGCGCTGTTTGCGCTCGGCTCCGGCTGGCTGGTGCAGCGCCACATGGAACGCGAACGCGGCCGCGCCGATGCGCTGGCCGCCGAGCGCGTGGCCGCCTGGGCCGACCTCATCCAGCGCAGCCTGCCCGGGGCCGAGGCGCCGACCGAAGAGCAGTCTGAAGCCGTGCTCGACTGGTCGCAGCGGCTGCGCATGCCGCTGGCGCTGGACGACGCGCGCGGCCGCCGCATCGTGGCCACCGCCACCTTCGAGCGGCGCATGGACAACGGCGAATCGCCGCCACCGCGCATCTTCCCGATCCGCTTTGCCGACGGCCGCACGCTGTGGGTGATGCGGCCCGTGCTGCTGCGCCTGCCGCACGGCGGCGAAGGTCTGCGGGTGGAGGGCCCACGGCCCGATGGCCTGCACCCCGGCCGGCTGCAGCTGGAGGCCTTGCGCTTCCGTGGCCTGGGGCTGGAAGAAGACTTTCCGCTGCCGCCGTGGTTCCCGTTCGCGCCGCCGGGCTGGGGCCGTGGCGTGGGCATGATCGCGGTGCTGGCGCTGCTGTTCGCGGCCATTGCCATCGGCGCCTTTCCGGTGGTGCGCCGCCTCACGCGCCGGCTGGAGGCGCTCAAGCAGGGTGTGGAGCGCTTTGGTGCCGGCGCGCTGCACCACCGTGTGGACGAAGGTGGGCGCGACGAAGTGGCGGCCGTGGCCGCCAGCTTCAACCGCGCTGCCGAACGGGTGGAAGCCCTGGTGCGCGCCAACCAGAGCCTGCTGGCCAATGCCAGCCATGAGCTGCGCTCGCCGCTGGCGCGACTGAAGATGGCGGTGTCCATGCTGGACGACGACACCGGCTGCCAGGCCCAGCAGCGCGCGCAGCTGCGCCGCGAGATCCATACCAACATCGGCGAGCTGGACGCGCTGGTGGAAGAGGTGCTGATGGCGAGCCGCCTGGAATCGCAGTCGGCGAGCCCCGAGCGTGAGCCGGTCGAGCTGGTGGCACTGGGCGCCGAAGAAACCGCCCGCCTGCAGGCGGAACTCAGCGCGCCTGATGGCCCGCTGACGGTGCTGGGCGACGAACGCCTGCTGCGCCGCGCGATGCGCAATCTGCTGGAAAACGCCCGCCGCTACGGCGGCGACGAGGTGGAACTGGTGCTGCAGCGCGGCGCCCCCCGCCGCGTCGAGATGCGTGTGTGCGACCGAGGCCCGGGCGTGCCGCCCGACATGCGCGAGCGCATCTTCGAGCCCTTCTTCCGCCTGCCCGGCCATGCCGAGCATGCCGGCGGCGTCGGCCTGGGTCTGAGCCTGGTGCGCCAGATCGCCGAGCGCCACCAGGGCAGCGTGCGCTGCGAAGCCCGCGAGGGCGGCGGCAGCTGCTTCATCATCGAGCTGCCAGCGGCTTGA
- a CDS encoding winged helix-turn-helix domain-containing protein: MTAQRLLLIDDDARLTTMVGDYLRNAGYEIDIAGSVAAGRDRLRLGQYDALVLDLMLPDGDGLDLTRELRGDARTRRLPLLMLTARGEPMDRIVGLEIGADDYLPKPFEPRELLARIKALLRRASPEPAADEVLRFGRLEIDLGARQAYLGGQPCDLTSHQFDLLVVLAQSPGRVLSRDQIMDALKGHPLEAFDRSIDVHISRIRALIEDDPKNPKRVLTVRGVGYLFARKQDGES, encoded by the coding sequence ATGACTGCGCAACGTTTGCTTCTGATCGATGACGATGCCCGGCTGACGACCATGGTAGGGGACTACCTGCGCAACGCCGGCTACGAGATCGACATCGCGGGCTCCGTGGCCGCCGGCCGCGACCGCCTGCGCCTGGGCCAGTACGATGCCCTGGTGCTGGACCTGATGCTGCCCGACGGCGACGGCCTGGACCTGACCCGCGAGCTGCGCGGCGACGCCCGCACGCGGCGCCTGCCGCTGCTGATGCTCACCGCCCGCGGTGAGCCGATGGACCGCATCGTCGGCCTGGAGATCGGCGCCGACGACTACCTGCCCAAGCCCTTCGAGCCGCGTGAGCTGCTGGCCCGTATCAAGGCCTTGCTGCGCCGCGCATCGCCAGAACCGGCGGCCGACGAGGTGCTGCGCTTCGGCCGGCTCGAAATCGACCTCGGCGCCCGCCAGGCCTACCTCGGCGGTCAGCCCTGCGACCTCACCAGCCACCAGTTCGACCTGCTGGTGGTGCTGGCGCAGAGCCCGGGCCGGGTGCTGTCGCGCGACCAGATCATGGACGCGCTCAAGGGCCACCCGCTGGAGGCCTTCGACCGCTCGATCGACGTGCACATCTCCCGCATCCGCGCGCTGATCGAGGACGACCCGAAGAACCCCAAGCGCGTGCTCACCGTGCGCGGCGTGGGCTACCTCTTCGCGCGCAAGCAGGACGGCGAATCCTGA
- a CDS encoding Spy/CpxP family protein refolding chaperone — protein MKTRASIAHPFRWMAASLLLAGASVAMLPTASRADTPPPPAAGHPMPPGSGFVGMPLQGPGMQRMLDDVKATPEQRDQIRQITEAAAADLRSQQEASRSLHDEAGKIFTAPIVDADAAERLRQQMMAQHEQASRRMMQVMVDVAKVLTPEQRQQLAERMARGPEERRGPMHRGAPRGERAPAG, from the coding sequence TTGAAGACCCGCGCTTCCATTGCACACCCGTTCCGCTGGATGGCCGCCAGCCTGCTGCTGGCCGGGGCCTCCGTCGCCATGCTGCCCACCGCTTCCCGCGCCGACACGCCGCCCCCGCCCGCCGCCGGCCACCCGATGCCGCCGGGCTCGGGCTTCGTGGGCATGCCGCTGCAGGGCCCCGGCATGCAGCGCATGCTGGACGACGTCAAGGCCACGCCGGAGCAGCGCGACCAGATCCGCCAGATCACCGAAGCTGCCGCAGCCGACCTGCGCAGCCAGCAGGAAGCCTCGCGCAGCCTGCACGACGAAGCCGGCAAGATCTTCACCGCGCCCATCGTGGACGCCGACGCCGCCGAGCGCCTGCGCCAGCAGATGATGGCCCAGCATGAGCAGGCTTCGCGCCGCATGATGCAGGTGATGGTGGACGTGGCCAAGGTGCTCACGCCCGAGCAGCGCCAGCAGCTGGCCGAGCGCATGGCCCGCGGGCCCGAAGAGCGCCGAGGCCCCATGCATCGGGGTGCACCCCGTGGCGAACGCGCACCGGCGGGCTGA
- a CDS encoding PAS domain S-box protein — protein sequence MTAVQPRPLSSSTLTLLEGERRVLAQIVAGVPLPQVLEVLVAELEAGSPVGLKVGVLLLTPQGLVVGATGGLPPDLREALQAALRPPAAANADSTAAPTLAGQVDWPGLKAAAGRHGLHHVCGQPIQAAEGRPLGLLVCFLPQLHEAPQHRLDALAITTQTAALVIERDEANQRLRQAEARHRQILDSATDYAIIALDAQGRVTRWNEGAHRILGWREEEMLGQTLHRCFTPQDLALGRIEREMAAALDGHPAPEEGWRLRADGSRIWASGEMTLLRGDAGQALGFVKVLRNRTRQRAADQRQAFLLQLSESLHEWQAEARVSDDVAARLAELLDVHRVGFGRVDEELHLHVDHDWTDGSVASAPGTYLLADYGQGLDAAVRAGQPVVVDDVNTDPRTASAQARYAELQVGAMVLVPLVALSAGRTAAAAPGLASVGAIVFVSSRSPRRWSADDVVLLREVGDRLRLAVERARAREALRISEERLHVAQQAGSIGSFELFPQRSEVAVSASFCTLWGLPETPMVPVARLVALVHPDDVPLLAVDPTPTPQRMAYVEYRIRRADDGRMRWLARRGEVVADPHGGPHRYLGVCYDITERRLASERLVASQQSLLLATEAAEIGTWDLDTATQELVWSDRTRTMFGLPPGAQVSLSTFEKGLHPEDAPATLAAFSAAMDPAQRSSYDVEYRTIGIEDGVLRWVAAKGRGLFDDSGRCVRAIGTAIDITARKQAEARQALLLSLADRLRPSGEPQALLGDGLQMLRNFLGVHRAGLGRLHGERIVVDAEQTDGRPAEQRSFALDTFGETAMQHWRAGQTTVCEDITAEGHQPVLERFGVDSLVAVPLRGDGALRAIFYAAQHATRHWTADEVALMEDVAARVWDAVERARAEQALREETRALETLNRTAALLAQDFDIDTLVQRVVDAGTALTGARYGAFFHATRDEHNERFMLYALSGAQRSDFERFGMPRSTEVFAPTFRGDGVIRAADITQDPRYGRNWPHAGMPEHHLPVRSYLAVPVVARSGDVVGCLMFGHPEPDVFTDRAERLASGLAAQAAIAIDNARLFRATQRDNETLEARVEERTRERDQVWALTEDLLAIADAQGQLLRVSASWTRQLGHAHAQLVLRPLSALLHPDDLPALQGALGRMRASGQPVRLENRVATLEGEWRVMAWTLSPEPGTGRFVATGRDVTAERLRQAQLEEAQEALRQSQKMEAVGQLTGGIAHDFNNLLQGITGSLDLIKRRLQQGRSTDLDRFIQGAMASAQRAAALTHRLLAFSRRQPLDPRPVAANPLVVSMEDLLRRTLGEAVTLELALAPDLWLTLCDANQLESAILNLCINARDAMPAGGRLTIETANTSLDASYAVRIRDIAPGQYVCIGVSDTGTGMAPDVLARAFEPFFTTKPIGQGTGLGLSMIYGFARQSEGYVKIYSEPGHGTTVKLYLPRHLGEADEAEAQRAATIDHLSDGGQVVLVVEDEAVVRALVVDVLQELGYRALEAADGVAGLAVLQGPQPIDLLVTDIGLPGLNGRQMADAARVFRPELKVLFMTGYAENAAVANGFLEPGMQMITKPFSMEAMSVKLREMLGTGG from the coding sequence ATGACCGCAGTACAACCCCGCCCGCTCAGTAGCAGCACCCTCACCTTGCTGGAGGGCGAACGACGGGTGCTGGCGCAGATCGTCGCGGGCGTGCCGCTGCCCCAGGTGCTGGAAGTGCTGGTGGCCGAGCTGGAGGCCGGCTCGCCGGTGGGGCTCAAGGTCGGCGTGCTGCTGCTGACACCGCAAGGGCTGGTGGTAGGCGCGACGGGCGGCCTGCCGCCCGACCTGCGGGAGGCACTGCAGGCTGCGCTGCGGCCACCGGCGGCGGCCAATGCGGACTCAACGGCCGCGCCGACCCTGGCGGGGCAGGTCGACTGGCCGGGCTTGAAGGCGGCGGCCGGCCGCCACGGCCTGCACCACGTGTGCGGCCAGCCCATCCAGGCCGCCGAGGGCCGGCCCCTGGGCCTGCTGGTGTGCTTCCTGCCCCAGCTGCACGAGGCGCCGCAGCATCGGCTGGACGCGCTGGCCATCACCACCCAGACCGCGGCGCTGGTGATCGAGCGCGACGAAGCCAACCAGCGCCTGCGCCAGGCCGAAGCTCGCCACCGGCAGATCCTGGACAGCGCCACCGACTACGCCATCATCGCGCTCGACGCCCAGGGCCGGGTGACCCGCTGGAACGAAGGCGCGCACCGCATCCTGGGCTGGCGTGAGGAAGAGATGCTGGGGCAGACGCTGCACCGCTGCTTCACGCCGCAGGACCTGGCGCTGGGGCGCATCGAGCGCGAGATGGCCGCCGCGCTGGACGGCCACCCCGCCCCCGAGGAAGGCTGGCGGCTGCGCGCCGATGGCAGCCGCATCTGGGCTTCGGGTGAGATGACGCTGCTGCGCGGCGATGCCGGTCAGGCGCTGGGCTTCGTCAAGGTGCTGCGCAACCGCACCCGCCAGCGCGCCGCCGATCAGCGCCAGGCCTTCCTGCTGCAGCTCAGCGAGAGCCTGCACGAGTGGCAGGCCGAGGCCCGCGTCAGCGACGACGTGGCCGCCCGCCTGGCCGAACTGCTGGACGTGCACCGCGTGGGCTTCGGCCGCGTGGACGAGGAACTGCACCTGCACGTGGACCACGACTGGACGGACGGCAGCGTGGCCAGCGCCCCAGGCACCTACCTGCTGGCCGACTACGGCCAGGGTCTGGACGCGGCCGTGCGGGCCGGCCAGCCGGTGGTGGTGGACGACGTGAACACCGACCCCCGCACCGCCAGCGCCCAGGCCCGTTACGCCGAGCTGCAGGTGGGCGCGATGGTGCTGGTGCCGCTGGTGGCTCTTTCGGCGGGCCGCACAGCGGCGGCGGCGCCGGGGCTGGCGAGCGTGGGGGCCATCGTCTTCGTCAGCAGCCGCAGCCCGCGCCGGTGGTCGGCCGACGACGTGGTGCTGCTGCGCGAGGTGGGCGACCGGCTGCGGCTGGCCGTGGAGCGTGCCCGTGCCCGCGAGGCCTTGCGCATCAGCGAAGAGCGGCTGCACGTGGCCCAGCAGGCCGGCAGCATCGGCAGCTTCGAGCTGTTCCCCCAGCGCAGCGAAGTGGCGGTCTCGGCCAGCTTCTGCACGCTGTGGGGGCTGCCTGAAACGCCGATGGTGCCGGTGGCGCGGCTGGTGGCGCTGGTGCACCCCGACGACGTGCCGCTGCTGGCGGTGGACCCCACCCCCACGCCGCAGCGCATGGCCTACGTGGAGTACCGCATCCGCCGGGCCGACGATGGCCGCATGCGCTGGCTGGCCCGCCGCGGCGAGGTGGTGGCCGACCCGCACGGTGGCCCGCACCGCTACCTGGGCGTGTGCTACGACATCACCGAGCGGCGCCTGGCCAGCGAGCGCCTGGTGGCCAGCCAGCAGTCGCTGCTGCTGGCCACCGAGGCGGCCGAGATCGGCACCTGGGACCTGGACACCGCCACGCAAGAGCTGGTGTGGTCGGACCGCACGCGCACGATGTTCGGCTTGCCGCCCGGCGCGCAGGTGTCCCTGTCGACCTTCGAGAAGGGTCTGCACCCGGAGGACGCACCCGCCACGCTGGCTGCCTTCTCGGCCGCGATGGACCCGGCGCAACGCAGCAGCTACGACGTCGAGTACCGCACCATCGGCATCGAGGACGGCGTGCTGCGCTGGGTGGCGGCCAAGGGCCGCGGCCTGTTCGACGACAGCGGCCGCTGCGTGCGTGCCATCGGCACCGCCATCGACATCACCGCCCGCAAGCAGGCCGAGGCGCGGCAGGCGCTGCTGCTGTCGCTGGCCGATAGGCTGCGGCCCTCCGGCGAGCCGCAGGCGCTGCTGGGCGACGGCCTGCAGATGCTGCGCAACTTCCTCGGCGTGCACCGGGCCGGGCTGGGCCGGCTGCATGGCGAGCGCATCGTGGTGGATGCTGAGCAGACCGACGGCCGGCCGGCCGAGCAGCGCAGCTTTGCGCTCGACACGTTTGGCGAAACCGCCATGCAGCACTGGCGCGCCGGCCAGACCACCGTGTGCGAGGACATCACCGCCGAGGGGCACCAGCCGGTGCTGGAGCGTTTCGGCGTCGACAGCCTGGTGGCCGTGCCGCTGCGCGGCGACGGGGCCCTGCGGGCCATCTTCTACGCGGCCCAGCATGCCACCCGCCACTGGACGGCCGACGAGGTGGCGTTGATGGAGGACGTGGCCGCCCGCGTGTGGGACGCGGTGGAACGTGCCCGGGCCGAGCAGGCGCTGCGCGAAGAAACCCGCGCACTGGAAACCCTGAACCGCACCGCCGCGCTGCTGGCGCAGGACTTCGACATCGACACCCTGGTGCAGCGGGTGGTGGACGCAGGCACCGCGCTCACCGGCGCCCGCTACGGCGCCTTCTTCCATGCCACGCGCGACGAGCACAACGAGCGCTTCATGCTCTATGCGCTGTCGGGTGCGCAACGCAGCGACTTCGAACGCTTCGGCATGCCGCGCTCGACCGAGGTGTTCGCGCCCACCTTCCGCGGCGACGGCGTCATCCGCGCGGCCGACATCACGCAGGACCCGCGCTACGGCCGCAACTGGCCGCATGCCGGCATGCCCGAGCACCACCTGCCGGTGCGCAGCTACCTGGCGGTGCCGGTGGTCGCGCGCTCCGGCGACGTGGTGGGCTGCCTGATGTTCGGCCACCCGGAGCCCGACGTCTTCACCGACCGCGCCGAGCGCCTGGCCAGCGGCCTGGCGGCGCAGGCCGCCATCGCCATCGACAACGCGCGCCTTTTCCGCGCCACCCAGCGCGACAACGAGACGCTGGAAGCCCGCGTGGAGGAACGCACCCGCGAACGCGACCAGGTCTGGGCACTGACCGAAGACCTGCTGGCCATTGCCGATGCGCAGGGCCAGCTGCTGCGCGTGTCCGCCTCGTGGACGCGGCAGCTGGGCCATGCCCATGCGCAGCTGGTGCTGCGGCCCTTGAGCGCGCTGCTGCACCCCGACGACCTGCCCGCGCTGCAGGGCGCGCTGGGCCGCATGCGCGCCAGCGGGCAGCCGGTGCGCCTGGAAAACCGCGTGGCCACGCTGGAAGGCGAATGGCGGGTCATGGCCTGGACCCTGTCGCCAGAGCCCGGCACCGGCCGCTTCGTGGCCACCGGCCGCGACGTCACGGCCGAGCGCCTGCGCCAGGCCCAGCTGGAGGAGGCGCAGGAGGCGCTGCGCCAGTCGCAGAAGATGGAGGCGGTGGGCCAGCTCACCGGCGGCATCGCGCACGATTTCAACAACCTGCTGCAAGGCATCACCGGCTCGCTGGACCTGATCAAGCGCCGGCTGCAGCAGGGCCGCAGCACCGACCTCGACCGCTTCATCCAGGGCGCGATGGCCTCGGCCCAGCGCGCCGCCGCGCTGACGCACCGGCTGCTGGCCTTCTCGCGCCGGCAGCCGCTCGATCCGCGGCCGGTGGCGGCCAATCCGCTGGTGGTGTCGATGGAGGACCTGCTGCGCCGCACGCTGGGCGAGGCGGTGACGCTGGAGCTGGCGCTGGCGCCCGACCTGTGGCTGACGCTGTGCGATGCCAACCAGCTGGAAAGCGCCATCCTCAACCTGTGCATCAACGCGCGCGACGCGATGCCGGCCGGCGGCCGCCTGACCATCGAGACCGCCAACACCAGCCTGGACGCCAGCTATGCGGTGCGCATCCGCGACATCGCGCCCGGCCAGTACGTGTGCATCGGCGTCAGCGACACCGGCACCGGCATGGCGCCGGACGTGCTCGCCCGCGCCTTCGAGCCCTTCTTCACCACCAAGCCCATCGGCCAGGGCACCGGCCTGGGCCTGTCGATGATCTATGGCTTTGCCCGCCAGTCGGAGGGCTATGTCAAGATCTACAGCGAGCCGGGCCACGGCACCACCGTCAAGCTCTACCTGCCGCGCCACCTGGGCGAAGCCGACGAGGCCGAGGCCCAGCGCGCCGCCACCATCGACCACCTGAGCGATGGCGGCCAGGTGGTGCTGGTGGTGGAGGACGAGGCCGTGGTGCGCGCGCTGGTGGTGGACGTGCTGCAGGAGCTGGGCTACCGCGCACTGGAAGCGGCCGACGGCGTGGCCGGCCTGGCCGTGCTGCAGGGCCCGCAGCCGATCGACCTGCTGGTCACCGACATCGGTCTGCCCGGCCTCAACGGCCGCCAGATGGCCGATGCCGCCCGCGTCTTCCGCCCCGAGCTGAAGGTGCTGTTCATGACCGGCTACGCCGAAAACGCGGCGGTGGCCAACGGCTTCCTGGAGCCGGGCATGCAGATGATCACCAAGCCGTTTTCGATGGAGGCGATGAGTGTGAAGCTGCGGGAGATGTTGGGGACGGGGGGGTGA